CAGCTTTGGCAACACTATCAGTGAGCACTTCCCTTGCCCTTTGTGGTTTAATGGGTTGCTTGTTCAGGTACGTAAGCTTAGGGAGCAAGCTACAAACTGCCTTTCGCAGCTGGTCGTCACTAACGTTGCTCTGAACTGGATTTCCCAACAGATTCAATGCTTGCAATGAGTTGTAGTTGGCGACAAGCTGACCCAATGCCCTTGTTGTCGTTATCTTGTTGAAGCTCACGTCCAATACTGTCAACTTCAAGAACCTATGTAGCCCTTCAACATCACTTATCTTGTTCCCAGCAAGGTACAGTTCTTTGATCAGTATGCAGTTTGACAACCCTGGCATCATTAATGAAACACAATGCACTTTTAGAACTACATGCAAGTTGTCTAAGGAGAATGTTTCTAGGTGACAGGTTCACGAACTAGTTACCTACCATGTCCAATTCGAGCAATGCGGTTATAACTAAGGTCAACAACTCGCAATCGAGTTAACTCCCTGAGTCCTTCGATGGTGCTGATCTTGTTTCTTGACAAGTTGAGTATGTGAACGCCCTTTGGCAATGATCCAGGAGTAATATGGGCTGCCGAGAAAGCAAGAATCATAATCATATATCAGCGTGCAAACTGCAAATTAGTTATATCATCAACTTCTTTTCAAGAGCTTACTTATAAAGTTGTTCGACAAGTTGACAGACCGAAGGCTGGTGAAACCTGAGATGATTGGAATAGCTTTCAAACCTATTCCTGATATGTGAGCAACGGTTGAGGAAGAATTGAGAGTCTGAATGACACTATTGGCATGTAAAATCTCCTCAGAGAGATTGATATCCGGACGGCGAGTGGAATAGGCAGTGTTTCTTGCTGGTGATTTACCAGTGTCTGGAGAAGGTGGAAATGTGATGCCCTCTTCATCATTCACATCATCAGCAGGCTGCACAATTTCGGTTTCGAGATCTCTCACCCATTCATCGACTCTTGAGAATGATGATGATGGAGCAGGGAATGCAACCCATTGGTTCTGGGGCCATAAACCAGAAACTCCATTATGAAAACCTTTCCAGCTCCGGTTGTCATCGCAGTTGCCAGTGAAGCCTTTGTTCAAGGACTCTCCCGTAAACGATCCCGGTGATTCCATCTTGCTCAGATTCATTGCTTGATGTAGATCAATTGTGTCTGAAGAATACCCACCTTGCTGGTTCAAAGTAGCAGTGATAGGAGCAGGTTGCGGTTTGGTCATCCAGTTGTGAGAGTTCCGGTGGCTCCAGAGGAAGAACTTCCACCATAACTTTCTGCTTCTGGAAGGTAGAACTTGACTGGAAGAATGTTTTTTCAACATCACTCGGTCGGCACTGCAGCGAGTCATCACAGAAGCAGGGCTACCGAGATTAAGTCCTGCAGATAAGTCCTGCAAGTCTTCAAATGACTGAGATGGAGGGAAATGATCAGCTACCTCTCTTAGCACATTCCTCCTCTCCAAATCGGAACACGAGCGCTTAAGCATAGGTGAAGCCCAGAACTCAGCCCTCCTCATCCCAGGATCACTAACATGTCCACTTTGGACCTTATCAACAGCCTTTTGAACCTCTTCCTTGGCTTCAGTTTCAAATGAACCTGAAGAAGCAACCCTTTTGGTTCCAAAATCAAATTCTTCACTTGAGTTGGCCACATGGGCTTGGAGATCAAAGTCAGAGAATTCTCTCTTGATTGATGCATTCTCTTCATGCTCATCTTCCCCTTCATATGCTTTCTCTACTGCTTCACATCCAACAGGGCTCCCATGCCTGATCACCTTGACATTGCAATCCTCCTTAAACCCAACAGGTGCTGGGACACTAAAAGTTGTCGATTTCAATTCATCGCTCTCTAAGGGCTTCACCGGTTGTTGGAGCTTAATTTGGAGGGTTCTACCATTCTTTTGCTCACCAGCCCCCTACAAGTGAAACAGATTCAAGCCAGATGAAGCAGGAAATCATTACATGCACAAAATTGAAGTCTTATGTTAGATTTTTAAATCCCATTCTCACCTTATCTTTCTTTTTCCTCGCGGTCAACAAAGAGAAACAATTGAATTTGGCCATTTTATGAAGGACCTGGGTCAAAATCTCAGAGAAGCCTAAATGTATATATGCAATGAGTGCACCGTTTTATTTTCGCTCTTCCGCCTCTTGAACGTAAACTATCTAATAAGCTCACATCTCTAACCGATTCTAATTAACAATGGAACTTGAGTTTGTGGTTTAAACGTTAGCCATAATCAACAGGAAGGCACCAAACCAAGGAGCGTGTAGAATCTGAAGGCGAATGACCACCGGAAATGAAAGGGCCAACGCCTTCTCCGGCTCGAGAAGGTGTCACTAGATTGTCGGCCAGAGTTGAAGACCCAGCTTCTTTCCAGAAGCTACTTTTAAATCTGTCCTGTTTAAGAAGAAAAGCAAGCAAGTGGTTAAGAAGACTCCAAAGCTCCTTTAAGGTAAGAGTTAATTTTTCACTCCTATTTGAGCAAATATCTGTGTCAGTTTGCCTTGTTATTACATAACCCCATTAATAAAAGAATCTCACTCAAGACGTCTCCCAACTCCTCATTGAAGTATTACATAACCCCATAACCTTTAAGGTTGACACCAAATGGGTTACAACACTCTCAGATTCGTAACTTAAAACATGGGATCTAGGATGCAGGTGAAGTTTCTGGCACAGAttagttaaagaagaaaaaacaaagtaGAAAgttggaaaaaaagaaaaactaacctATTGAAGCTAATCTCCGCCAGAGTGTTATCCTTGGAACGCCTTTGTTGAGCAAAAAGCAAGGAAATGGTTTCGAGGCTTTGGATAAATGAAAGAGCAGATTATTTGAGAAGAAAGGTAGAGGTGCTAAAATATGGAAAGACGAGACTGGAAATAGCGAGAGATGGCTGGTTGTAAAgtaatatagtaaaataacaTACGCGCATGAAACACGGCGAAATGGTTATGGAATGGAATCTCAATTGTCAACCTACCcctataaaattattattagttaattttttagTAAAACCAGTGTACGGATCATATTTAACTTGAGTCAGGGAGACTAATTTGGGCTACAATGAAAGAGatttattaatcaaaattttgTCAGCATTTTTCACGTGGAAAAAACAAAGGGTTCGTATTTTTTTTGGAAAGTAGAAAATGTCTTTGTGAGTTAAGAGTGATTTGGAAAGTACATAGGATCCAAGAGTTTGATGGAACTCTCTCTGCCTTTGGTTCGGTCATCGGTGCTTTTGACTTTACAAGCTTTCCTAGATTTCTCCTGCTCAGACAGATGCATTTCGTCACGTCTGCAAGCTAATTGGGTGTTGCATGTGATCTAAAAATCGATAGCTTTTAGTGGCGATGAAATAGAAAAAAGTTGATGAATGGACAATGCTACCGTAGACTGCACTTATCAGAGTACGGCCCATTTTCCAGCTTGCCATCATCATAAATCATTCCATTGCAGACAGGCATATGAAGACAGCCAAATTGCAGTGCCGTGCAATTTCATCCCAACTGTAAACGTCCTCTTTTATCTTCCCGTCTTTATCTTGCTTCTGACGTCTaaccttctttttttattttattttttgctttgaTCTTATTCTTTTCCATATTCTCTTTTAGATAATATCGCTAAAATTACGCAAATTTTGTGAACCACGAAATCAGCATAAAGGAAGATTAATAATTCAATTAGCATTTATCCTTACCACGCGCTCCCTCCCTCCCTGCCTCCCTCAACCCCATCAATCATCATCATTCTTCTAATTCCTTAATCAAAATAGAGAATCAGTTTTTTACGAAACAAATGGACCCTAAAAAATTATTTCTCGTCTGAAACAACACAATGATCAGGACGGCCACCACCCATGGTCATGCAGGAAAAAAAGTGACTTTTCTTTATTACATGACTATGACGTCCACCTGCTATGATATTGATTTGCCTCTTAGCTACTTCCCTACATATAATTGCTTCAACTATCACGTATCCTCTACTGTTCAAAACTATATCTACACATCTCCCAGATTTTCagggaaaaggaagaaaagaaaatcgaGTTCAAGTACATACGAATTACGAGTATAAATACAGTGTTTTTGCCGACCTATTTATGATGCAACAGCGCATGCAAAATATTTCCTCTCAAATACTACTGGATTGAAGGTTTTTTAAAGTTGAAATATGATTTTGATAATGACATGAAAAATGAtgggttttttgttttttaagttGTTCCCCTGTATCCATGTCGTGGACTGAAAACCAACCTCTTATTATTTCCTAAATAGAATATGGCAATGTTCCTATTtggaacatttttaaaatttcaagccTGTTTTGGTCTAAAATATATATGGGGTAATAACTAATAATATATAGCTCTTGGGAACATCAAGGCCATGAATAGTGTGCCAAAAGGAGGCAGAGAAAATATAAATCTGGGAAAATGAATTGGATTTTAATGCTgttttgtttttcccttttttgtCGCTTTTACActtgattgcattgcatttgatCTATAGACACTACCTAAATTTGACATTTAGGGTCAAATTacaatctttctttctttccgaCACGGTAAAATATAATAACACCATCAGACGGAACTTCGCTTCTCTTTGACTCTGAATCATCCGTTGGCTAATGATGAGCCCAAAATAACAGATTTAGTTAatatttgagttaaaaaaaaatcCTTCTTTTGCTTTCAATCAACATTGGCAACTTGGTGTAGCCATAGGTTTCAATTTTTAACCGAAAGTGCATGTCTTTATGGGTCTTACCCCATGCACGGAAAAACGAAATGAATGACAGTCTCTAATTTATTATTGCTCTCTTTTATGTTATCCATCTGCATTCATTGCACTTTTGTCTGTTCCCTCTCAACCTTGACACTCCTAAACCTTGACGAGAGAATAACAGACAACGACCATTGAAGATGGTAGACCATAATTATATATAGGTGAGCTAATGGCTTCTATATTTTCATAGAAAGCACTGAGCTGAAACTAGTTGGATGGCAAAAGTCTGCATATGGGTTCGTCCCAGGCTGCACATCTTTTTCCTTCGATCCAAAGGATCTCTTCTTCATCAGCTGTGTTCAAATTAAGGGTATACAAaatattggttaaaccaaatcaAATAAGTTGAAATAATTTTCAGTTTATTCGATTTATTTGGTCGATCTTTCATTTTGAATATATTGATACATAGGGGACTAGGTCGTGAAAACAAGTGGTTCACAATGTTTATAACAGGACAGAAGCCGTCTAGTACAGTGGCCTGAGAAGAGAAGGTGGCGTTGTAGCAAAGGTAGGAGAATGAGGAGTGCGGATTTCTTTCCCCTTCCCTCATGCCACGagttatacttatatatatattgcccTTTGTCCCAGTTAGGCACCACGTGTTAAGTCATTTTAGTGGATAAATGCAAGTGGTTAAGTGGTTTGGTGTCATATGCTTAGGTAAAgaaaatcatgaaataaaataagatcatatatATTGGGATAACGAATTTTATTCCAAatagattaaagatatcctaaCATATTTACGACAATGTCATTGCACGAGCACTTGGTAAAGTAGTTTCTGTAGCTATATATATTAAGAGAAAGATCAATCATGGTATTAGAATAGAATGACTCTATGACTTCCACTGTGTCTAAAAATATTGTTTTCTAAACCGATTTTTCCAACAACTGACCCATCTATGAAAATGAATTCATATGATGAAGAACCATATCTTAAAGATTGGATCAATTCAAATCAAAACCAAAAAtcaaatctttgaatttaaggaGATTGGATTGTCTAGTTAAAGACTTAGATATTTTTGAGGCTTAACCCACAAATTGGAATCTAAGCTATACCCTTCTTCTTATTTTGGTACTAAACCTTTTTTTGGTCACAAGTGTTACCTAACTATTTTTTCCCAAGTTGGTAACTTTCTTAGTTAAATCGTTAAGTCTATTTTAAAAAAGGCTTGACCCACAAATTAAAACGTAAAATATACCTTTTTTTCCCAAGttcctaaacttttttttggttGCAAATGGTACCTAAACTACTCTTTTGGCACTCATTTTACACGAAAATATTATATCcgttaaaaaaattcaatcaaataatAAACCGTCACatcaaataaacttaaaaatgatatattttttaattcttttatttattttctttcttcttcctttataaTGTCTAACAATACCAACAATGCTAGAATTTTGCCCTATCAAGTTCAAGATGTTGGCAATTAATTATGTTTTCAAGCTTCACCACTTGCTTGCTCGACTCGACGAAATCGAAAAATTCATTTCATCTATCAAAATTAGTGTTTTTAGAATTGGACCGAACCAGGAACTAGTCGAGGAACTAATCTAAAGATAGGGGGTTGAACTGATTGACATGTGGACTGATACAGACAGGTTGAATCGATTTTctcaattatttaaatatttttgtttttgtgaattttataataatttatttgatcgaaccggatgaactgatcaaatcgagATCTAGGCCTGACAAGTTTAACCATTAGCTTGGTTATGTAGTGTAACACCTCAATACCCAACCAATCGTCGAGTCTGAGTTACGATGTGTCACATTCGTTGTCGGAGCAACTACAGTCAAACTATATTCAATTACatctattaaatgataaatttaaaccAATACAATCATACAGTACAAAACATAACTATTTccgggtcttatacgagcttatgaaagctttaaCACTAACtcaaggtcaaattagggctaaattgtaaagattctaaaatacatagttgATGTCTCAACGCAACATATTGGGTAGACCTCATCGCAACGTTTAATACTCGGCGTCACACCATGGCATGGCAACTTGGTCTCGTCGCGAAGTCAACCATTCAATGTCGCAATGTGACATACTATTTTCAAATGGTTAGGTTTTGGTACTTGTTTGCAATCACCTAAAACTTTTCAAATTCGTTTGCAGTTATAATTTCAACCAAATCTATATACCTAATGAAATCTATTATGTCTAAAATATCATTTATACATACACGCCTTCATCCATTTCAACAAATTCACTCAAGTACATGAAACAATTTATCCATGTCCTTCATTAAACTAGTTGGCATTTATACACATATGTATACAGACACATTACCAATTAGCCTATTAACATACCACAAAATATGTCTAACCaaaagttacaacattcacaatATCATGTACATGAACATATGaccaattaaaaatactaattctGACTCAACATaggtacatgtcatataaacaacaaaataaactatACAAACTTTTGTTGAGTCTAGGATCTCTGTCTGGATGTTGAAGTTGATGCTCAAGGCCTAGATATGAACCTACCCTACGCACAGAAAATAAATCGTACGTTGAACaataaaactcagtggtatttctatgaTTCAAATCAAAGAATTAAAGTTTATATCAATTGCATACATCCAATTCAAAGACCATTAACaacaaattcatacatatttcatgctaatccttaatcacatatcaatatatataagCCACAAAGTGCACCAAATATACCAAATGAATCAACTATGTATTACTTAAATAACAAGCTTGTTAATCATACAATACCAatatcattaatatttattttcctattcaatttaacacatacaatCAAATCCACATTTCAATTCCGAATCGAATCAATCATTCTTTATATTACTGTATTGACCCTCAGGCTCGTTAACCGGTTCGCatggtctttcacatgctatcGATAATCAAATATCGTTTTATAAATATctgtaataaattttataacatttaatcgttttcaaatattaattaaccaattcataatttatattctctgttaacatgactcagactcgAACGGATACACTGATCCTAACCAACACACTAATTTGGCTCCTAGTGTCTCATCAAAATGTCCGAAGTAAATACCAGCACTCATCggtataaccaaaataaaaattgtgCCCTAAACTTATCAGAATGTCCAAAGGAAAATGCGCCCAACACTCATCAACATATAGCCGAAGTAACCTGTATTCAATCTGTCCTATGGCATACTAACTATATCCAACTCTGCCTGAACTgttaatagggtaaccaataATCTAATTTCATTATATAGCTCGATTTACATTTCATCATTTCCAATTCATAATCCaattcattattttataaataacataacataTTTCAACCTAATTCAGACCCAGTATCATACATTCATCAAGTTatactattttctattttattcaatttagtcctctatttcAATAATTAATCTCAATCATAGCAATTCGATTCAAATAATCATTTCCAACTCACCTCAATATCATACCatgcaaaaaaaataatataaatattcaacaaTTAAAGTGATTTGAATCATACAAATACAAATTGAAACTTGAGTTACTCATCGTCAGCTCTcgcctttcctttccctttcgaTGACCTTATTTCATCTTTAGTTAcaaataataattcaacaatacaaaatatcaaatttcatatCAAACCAATTTCAATTACaaagttaaatatatttttcaatttattcaatttagtccctaaacctaggACAAACATCAGTTTTTATCTAGACCttcaaattaaaatctaatttcacATATATTCGTTAGggaacttataatttctattcctactaaaatttcataacaattttcattttattcaatttaatccataatgtATGAAACTAACAATTAGATTGTACAATTAAGTATTTTTCTTAGTCTAAgcttaatttttatcaatttaacacctaaatcaTTCGATCCTCAACAATGACATCTTATCAAAACTTCACCAAATCATTGGGTTAGCTTAATCAAGCTCCCAAggtaaaaattctataaaaataaaagaaaagtggTTAGAGACTTACTTGAATTAAAGACTAAAAGCTTCGATACCCTAGCAACGatgttcttatttttatttttcatttatggtCGGTTGGAGAAGATGACATTTATCTTTCCATCCACCAATTCTCAGTTTTGTACTTAAATTAATGATTATTTAACTTTCATTAatcatatttttagttttaattaatcttaatttactaaattaatctaTAATCACTATTATGGTCCACTAGAGAATGTTTAAAAgtggtttattaaccattttgACCCTTTggataattacaatttaagtcaCTAAGacatttcctaattaaaaatctataacgattggacttttaaaatttagtcattgggcctcaattaaacacaatttcgactaaattgactattcaaatttcaattcatataaatactAACTCTGCAAATatctctatttaatatttacagactcagtTTACGAAAATGAGATCCCAAAAACCACATTTTCCGACACCACTGGAAATTGGGTCGTTACAtagaaaggaaaaaaggaaatatataaaagaaaataatattttttgtattttttaccacatgtcaaattttaattggttattttttaaaaatagaattaatggTTTAACTAATGATTGAACTAGTAGAGGTACCAACTTGGGGaaaaatagtttaggtaccacttgTGACTAAAAAAGATGTTTAGGTtccaaaatgagaaaaaaaatgcaTAGTTTAGGTTTAGGTACCAATTTGTGGgataagtcttttttttttcaatagacTTAATGGGTTGCCTAACAGAGGTACCAATTTAGGGGAAAAAGTAGTTTAGATACCACTTGTGACCAAAACAAAGTTTAGGTACCAAGATGTGAGAATGGATAttgtttaggtaccaaattgaggGTCAATCCTATCTTTGAAATATCTTAAACTTTATCAGGATATTGCTTATGCTTCTTTAGCTGCATAGAGAGATTGATTGTACTTGATCTAATATTGTTAGCAAGTCGAAAAAACATATATTGAGAATAGAatacttgtataaattttgtacGGAGAGTTTAacacttattttgtttattagaAATTCACTATTGTGGGGCATTTTGTAAGCAAACAAGTAAGCGAGTTGATTTACACAGTATTTAGGAAAAAACTTATATGTAGAACAAGATTTAAATCAGTGTTAGAGAGAACTATAGAAAGTCTCGCGAATATAAAAAAACTGAACTAAGTTCACGTTTATTCTTTTGGAGTTCTGCCAACAATTTTAACTGCTTCTATAATGACTTCCCTATTTTGCAAATATTGACTGCGTTTTCTTTAATTAGGAAAATACAACAGTAACAGATTACAGAATATAAAGTCACATTTACTTAgctaaatttacattttattccATGAGTGTTGAAGTGGTtgaatattaaagaaaaaatgttgtgagaatatttttttatttttcaaaatttaagaaaaatactaattcaataaaaatgtttttaaatatttggtATCCAAGGAATCTGACAAAGTCAtcagttaaaataaaaaaagtgtagACCCCATGGATTCACAATCAATCGTGTTCCTCCAGGTCAACATCACTACTTCCCATGTGATCACTGCCAATTGTCAATCCAACGATCAAAACTTCTCCTAAATCCCTCACATGCACCGCGTTGATTGAACCCTCATCCGCACCCAACATTTTTCGACTTCTCCAAGGGTTTTTCCGACTTTTTCCTCATCCTCAAAAGTCCCTCTCAGAAAACTCAATCCAGACCGTCGATTCACCCTCCTCAGCGAACCACATCTAACGGCCAGAAAACAAAGTACGGCATTCCTTAAAAAGCAGTTTCCCTTCCTTTCCCCAGCTCCCCCAAACCGCAAAATCTAAAGATCAAAGACTCAAAGACAAAGAAAGCGGCCATGGAGAAGGAAAGAGAGCAACAAGTTTACTTGGCAAGGCTCGCTGAGCAAGCTGAAAGATACGATGGTAACTACCTTTTTGTGGATCTTTCAATTGATTCGTGAGATTTTGTTTGCTTACTTTTTTTAATCCTTTATTTTCTCTGATTTGATCGGTAGTCTTATTCTGTTTCGTTTTTGTCGTTTTAACTTGATCTCTAGCTTGATCTGTAGTTTAGAGAATAGTAGAGGC
The genomic region above belongs to Gossypium hirsutum isolate 1008001.06 chromosome D05, Gossypium_hirsutum_v2.1, whole genome shotgun sequence and contains:
- the LOC107905108 gene encoding uncharacterized protein, translating into MAKFNCFSLLTARKKKDKGAGEQKNGRTLQIKLQQPVKPLESDELKSTTFSVPAPVGFKEDCNVKVIRHGSPVGCEAVEKAYEGEDEHEENASIKREFSDFDLQAHVANSSEEFDFGTKRVASSGSFETEAKEEVQKAVDKVQSGHVSDPGMRRAEFWASPMLKRSCSDLERRNVLREVADHFPPSQSFEDLQDLSAGLNLGSPASVMTRCSADRVMLKKHSSSQVLPSRSRKLWWKFFLWSHRNSHNWMTKPQPAPITATLNQQGGYSSDTIDLHQAMNLSKMESPGSFTGESLNKGFTGNCDDNRSWKGFHNGVSGLWPQNQWVAFPAPSSSFSRVDEWVRDLETEIVQPADDVNDEEGITFPPSPDTGKSPARNTAYSTRRPDINLSEEILHANSVIQTLNSSSTVAHISGIGLKAIPIISGFTSLRSVNLSNNFITHITPGSLPKGVHILNLSRNKISTIEGLRELTRLRVVDLSYNRIARIGHGLSNCILIKELYLAGNKISDVEGLHRFLKLTVLDVSFNKITTTRALGQLVANYNSLQALNLLGNPVQSNVSDDQLRKAVCSLLPKLTYLNKQPIKPQRAREVLTDSVAKAALGSGSWSSRRKASKRTSQGASTSASVHRGSVGVGHKNKNKSKSRSRYHSSAKLPALASSSR